In Tenrec ecaudatus isolate mTenEca1 chromosome 5, mTenEca1.hap1, whole genome shotgun sequence, the following are encoded in one genomic region:
- the LOC142448080 gene encoding large ribosomal subunit protein uL30, which yields MEAVAEKKKKAPAVPETLKKKRKNFAELKIKRLRKKFAQKMLQKARRKLIYEKAKHYHKEYRQMYRTEIRMARMARKAGNFYVPGEPKLAFVIRIRGINGVSPKVRKVLQLLRLRQIFNGTFVKLNKASINMLRIVEPYIAWGYPNLKSVNELIYKRGYGKINKKRIALTDNTLIARCLGKYGIICMEDLIHEIYTVGKRFKEANNFLWPFKLSSPRGGMKKKTTHFVEGGDAGNREDQINRLIRRMN from the exons ATGGAGGCTGTCGC ggagaagaagaagaaggcgcCTGCTGTTCCAGAGACCCTTAAGAAAAAGCGAAAGAATTTCGCAGAACTAAAGATCAAACGCCTAAGAAAGAAGTTTGCCCAAAAGATG CTTCAAAAGGCAAGGAGGAAGCTGATCTATGAGAAAGCTAAGCACTATCACAAGGAATACAGGCAGATGTACAGAACCGAAATCCGAATGGCTCGCATGGCAAGGAAAGCTGGCAACTTCTATGTGCCTGGAGAGCCCAAGCTGGCGTTTGTTATCAGGATCAGAGG TATCAATGGTGTGAGCCCGAAGGTTCGAAAAGTGTTGCAGCTTCTTCGCCTTCGCCAGATTTTCAATGGCACCTTTGTTAAGCTTAACAAGGCTTCAATTAACATGCTGAGGATTGTGGAACCATACATTGCATGGGG GTACCCAAACCTGAAGTCAGTGAATGAACTCATCTACAAGCGTGGCTATGGCAAAATCAATAAGAAGCGTATTGCCCTGACAGATAACACACTGATTGCACGGTGTCTTG GTAAATATGGCATCATTTGCATGGAGGATCTGATTCATGAGATCTATACTGTTGGGAAACGTTTCAAAGAAGCAAATAACTTCCTGTGGCCTTTCAAACTATCTTCTCCACGAGGTGGGATGAAGAAAAAGACCACCCATTTCGTAGAAGGTGGAGACGCAGGCAACAGGGAAGACCAGATCAACAGGCTTATTAGAAGGATGAACTAA